One region of Roseimicrobium gellanilyticum genomic DNA includes:
- a CDS encoding glycogen/starch/alpha-glucan phosphorylase: protein MWRTTPSTDNEPLDLTAYNDAEAMKASIRNHLLFTLAHDPQTATKMHWWWATCMAVRDRALAQSFKTMRTHRSKNVRRVHYLSLEYLMGRLLENNLRNTALYDSAKEALTDLGQDLETIINREPDMGLGNGGLGRLAACFLDSFSTLDLPAVGYGIHYEFGLFRQEFVHGRQVEQPDAWTREGSPWKITRPEYKVEVSLYGHVTQHFDDYGNAKMVWENCRKIVGMPWDIPIIGYRSATVNFLRLWESRATDDFNLKVFNEGSYIEAIHDKAASETVSKVLYPNDATESGKELRLVQQYFFVACSLSDIMRRYKRDNQGWEAFPDKVAIQLNDTHPAVAIPELMRLLVDIEELPWEQAWSITQRTFSYTNHTLLPEALETWSVGLFDKVLPRHLQIIYTINEKFLREEVSRRWPGDISKMQALSIIDENGGKRVRMAHLSVLGSHATNGVAALHTRLLRAKLFPEFNELYPGRFLNMTNGITPRRWLMVCNPELTSLITESIGDAWTKDASKLRALEPFAEDPAFQQRFRAIKRKHKEHLTTIVKKLTGYDISADAIFDVQIKRLHEYKRQHLNLLHILTLYRRLLQDPGYDMQPRVFLFAAKAAPGYYLAKNIIHCINAVAEKVNNDPRILGKLKVAFLPNYGVTLAERIIPAADVSEQISTAGKEASGTGNMKLALNGALTVGTLDGANVEIKDEVGDDNIFIFGLTVEEVEELHARGYNPWDYYWNDAELRNVIDWIASDFFTGNAEDFKPLRNSLLEGGDPFLVLADYRAYVQAQEKVDAAYRDTTNWTKMSILNTARNGFFSSDRTISEYAEKIWKLPGIRVE from the coding sequence ATGTGGCGCACCACTCCCTCAACTGACAACGAGCCCCTGGATCTCACGGCCTACAACGATGCCGAGGCCATGAAGGCCTCCATTCGCAATCACCTCCTTTTCACCCTCGCACACGATCCGCAGACCGCCACGAAGATGCACTGGTGGTGGGCCACCTGCATGGCGGTGCGTGACCGTGCGCTGGCACAATCCTTCAAGACCATGCGCACGCATCGCTCGAAGAATGTGCGCCGCGTGCACTACCTCTCCCTGGAATACCTCATGGGCCGTCTGCTGGAGAACAATCTCCGCAACACCGCGCTGTATGACTCCGCCAAGGAGGCTCTCACGGACCTCGGCCAGGACCTGGAGACCATCATCAATCGTGAGCCGGACATGGGGCTGGGCAATGGTGGCCTCGGCCGTCTTGCGGCATGCTTCCTTGATTCCTTCTCCACACTGGATCTGCCGGCGGTCGGTTATGGCATCCACTATGAATTCGGCCTCTTCCGCCAGGAGTTTGTGCATGGCCGTCAGGTGGAGCAGCCGGATGCATGGACACGCGAAGGCAGCCCGTGGAAGATTACGCGCCCTGAGTACAAGGTGGAGGTGAGCCTCTACGGTCATGTGACCCAGCACTTCGATGACTATGGCAATGCCAAGATGGTGTGGGAGAACTGCCGCAAGATCGTCGGCATGCCGTGGGACATCCCCATCATTGGCTACCGCTCCGCCACGGTGAACTTCCTGCGCCTGTGGGAGAGCCGGGCGACGGATGATTTTAATCTCAAGGTCTTCAACGAAGGCTCCTACATCGAGGCCATTCATGACAAGGCCGCGAGCGAGACCGTCTCGAAGGTGCTGTATCCCAACGACGCCACGGAGAGCGGCAAGGAGCTGCGCCTGGTGCAGCAGTACTTCTTTGTGGCCTGCTCGCTGTCAGACATCATGCGCCGGTACAAGCGGGACAACCAGGGCTGGGAAGCGTTCCCGGACAAGGTGGCCATCCAGCTCAATGACACGCACCCGGCTGTGGCCATTCCCGAGCTCATGCGCCTGCTCGTGGATATCGAGGAGCTCCCGTGGGAGCAGGCGTGGAGCATCACGCAGCGCACCTTCAGCTACACGAATCACACCCTCCTGCCGGAGGCGCTGGAGACGTGGAGCGTGGGCCTCTTTGACAAGGTGCTGCCGCGTCACCTGCAGATCATCTACACCATCAACGAGAAGTTTCTCCGGGAGGAGGTGTCACGTCGTTGGCCGGGAGACATCAGCAAGATGCAGGCGCTCTCGATCATTGATGAGAATGGTGGCAAGCGGGTGCGTATGGCCCACCTCTCCGTACTGGGCAGCCATGCTACAAATGGCGTGGCCGCGCTGCACACGCGTCTGCTTCGCGCGAAGCTCTTCCCCGAGTTCAATGAGCTCTACCCGGGCCGCTTCCTCAACATGACGAACGGCATCACGCCGCGTCGCTGGCTCATGGTGTGCAATCCGGAACTCACCAGCCTCATCACCGAGTCCATCGGCGATGCATGGACGAAGGATGCCTCGAAGCTGCGTGCCTTGGAACCCTTCGCGGAGGATCCTGCCTTCCAGCAGCGCTTCCGTGCCATCAAGCGCAAGCACAAGGAGCACCTCACCACGATCGTCAAGAAGCTCACTGGCTATGACATCAGCGCGGATGCCATCTTCGACGTGCAGATCAAGCGCCTGCATGAGTACAAGCGCCAGCACCTGAATCTGCTGCACATCCTCACCCTGTACCGCAGGCTCCTGCAGGATCCGGGGTATGATATGCAGCCGCGTGTGTTCCTCTTCGCTGCGAAGGCCGCGCCGGGATACTACCTTGCGAAGAACATCATCCACTGCATCAACGCGGTGGCGGAGAAGGTGAACAATGACCCGCGCATCCTTGGCAAGCTCAAGGTTGCCTTCCTGCCGAACTACGGCGTGACCCTCGCAGAGCGCATCATCCCTGCGGCGGATGTCTCGGAGCAGATCTCCACCGCAGGCAAGGAAGCCTCTGGCACCGGCAACATGAAGCTCGCCCTCAATGGTGCGCTCACTGTCGGCACGCTGGATGGCGCCAACGTGGAAATCAAAGACGAGGTGGGCGATGACAACATCTTCATCTTCGGCCTCACCGTCGAGGAGGTGGAGGAACTCCACGCCCGTGGCTACAATCCGTGGGACTACTACTGGAACGACGCCGAACTGCGCAACGTCATCGACTGGATCGCCAGCGACTTCTTCACCGGCAATGCCGAGGACTTCAAGCCGCTGCGCAACAGCCTGCTCGAAGGAGGCGACCCCTTCCTGGTCCTGGCCGACTACCGCGCCTATGTGCAGGCTCAGGAGAAGGTGGATGCCGCTTACCGCGACACCACGAACTGGACCAAGATGAGCATCCTCAACACCGCCAGAAACGGCTTCTTCTCCAGCGACCGCACCATTAGTGAGTACGCCGAGAAGATCTGGAAGCTGCCGGGAATCCGGGTGGAGTAG
- the lptE gene encoding LPS assembly lipoprotein LptE, with protein MNKLALFLAPLALSLLTNCAGYQLGASKPHQMSNVTKLAVPTFKNDTLEPRLEVLVTNALIKKLQADGAYQIVPRGEADAVLNATITDIERSQFRAVRSNTLRSSELLMRLRIDYTVDSSAGEQLLKGQVQGASNIVIDPSLQITERQALADAAERLSISMASAVSEGW; from the coding sequence ATGAACAAGCTTGCCCTCTTCCTCGCACCGCTGGCGCTCTCCCTCCTCACGAACTGCGCGGGCTACCAGCTCGGTGCCAGCAAGCCGCACCAGATGTCCAATGTGACCAAACTGGCTGTGCCCACCTTCAAAAACGACACGCTGGAACCCCGCCTCGAAGTGCTGGTGACCAATGCGCTCATCAAGAAGCTCCAGGCAGACGGCGCCTACCAGATCGTCCCCCGTGGCGAGGCTGATGCCGTGTTGAACGCCACCATCACCGACATCGAGCGCAGCCAGTTCCGCGCCGTGCGCAGCAATACACTCCGCTCCTCGGAACTCCTCATGCGTCTGCGCATCGACTACACCGTGGACTCCAGCGCGGGTGAGCAGCTCCTCAAGGGCCAAGTGCAGGGCGCCTCGAACATCGTGATCGACCCCAGCCTGCAAATCACCGAGCGTCAGGCCCTCGCGGATGCCGCCGAACGCCTTTCCATTTCCATGGCGAGTGCCGTCTCGGAAGGCTGGTAA
- a CDS encoding GyrI-like domain-containing protein, whose translation MSYKITLAQAEPTWVAVVRDRVQAQDLSRFVPAACGEVWSFIRAAKLPKPGRHVAVYLDGQEHVEVGAEVSEKFAGNERVHCSLLPSGRAVTTTHYGPYAGLGAAHAAIRAWCAQHGHQCSAVSWEVYGHWEETWSADASQIRTDVFYLLA comes from the coding sequence ATGTCCTACAAGATCACACTCGCTCAAGCCGAACCTACATGGGTGGCAGTGGTACGTGACCGTGTGCAGGCACAAGACCTCTCACGCTTCGTCCCCGCAGCCTGTGGTGAAGTATGGAGCTTCATCCGTGCCGCCAAGCTTCCCAAACCTGGACGTCATGTGGCGGTGTACCTGGACGGACAGGAGCATGTCGAAGTCGGCGCCGAGGTCTCGGAGAAATTTGCAGGCAATGAACGCGTGCATTGCTCCCTGCTTCCCTCGGGCCGCGCCGTCACGACGACGCACTACGGCCCCTATGCAGGCCTTGGCGCTGCGCACGCTGCCATTCGCGCCTGGTGTGCGCAGCACGGACACCAATGCTCTGCGGTGTCCTGGGAAGTGTATGGACACTGGGAGGAAACGTGGAGCGCCGACGCGTCGCAGATACGGACGGATGTGTTTTATTTGCTGGCGTGA
- a CDS encoding YHS domain-containing protein: protein MKTKLTTYLSTLLLGAALVATSIPATASAADVKPYTLKTCVVSGNELGSMGKVVTKTYEGQEVKFCCKPCIKKFDANPAKYLSKLK, encoded by the coding sequence ATGAAAACAAAACTCACCACCTACCTTTCCACCCTTCTCCTTGGTGCCGCACTTGTTGCCACCAGCATCCCCGCCACGGCATCAGCCGCAGATGTGAAGCCTTATACGCTGAAGACCTGCGTTGTGAGTGGAAATGAACTCGGTAGCATGGGCAAAGTGGTCACCAAGACCTACGAGGGGCAGGAAGTAAAATTCTGCTGCAAGCCGTGCATCAAGAAGTTCGACGCGAATCCCGCGAAGTACCTCTCGAAGCTGAAGTAA
- a CDS encoding GNAT family N-acetyltransferase — protein MSENKITILHADLSLPDHQEATLYLLNAYAMDPMGDGKPLSDAARAAVIPGLREHPTTLVFLAYRGEAPVGLAICFRGFSTFAARPLVNISDYFVFPEQRGLGIGRQLLGAIEQHAHKLGCCRVTLEVQENNHHARRVYGAAGFSQAVHVPEAGGALYLSKEL, from the coding sequence ATGAGCGAGAACAAGATCACCATCCTCCACGCCGACCTGTCTCTCCCCGACCACCAAGAAGCGACGCTGTATCTGCTCAATGCCTACGCGATGGATCCCATGGGCGATGGGAAGCCACTCTCCGATGCCGCGAGGGCAGCGGTGATACCCGGGCTGCGTGAGCATCCCACGACGTTGGTCTTTCTCGCTTACCGTGGTGAGGCGCCCGTGGGACTGGCCATTTGCTTCCGCGGCTTCTCCACCTTCGCAGCGCGTCCGCTGGTGAATATCTCGGACTACTTTGTCTTTCCCGAGCAACGCGGCCTGGGCATTGGCAGGCAACTCCTCGGAGCCATTGAGCAGCACGCTCACAAACTGGGTTGCTGTCGGGTCACGCTGGAGGTGCAGGAGAACAACCATCATGCCCGGCGCGTCTATGGAGCAGCTGGCTTTTCCCAGGCCGTGCACGTTCCGGAAGCGGGTGGCGCGC
- the rsmI gene encoding 16S rRNA (cytidine(1402)-2'-O)-methyltransferase, producing MPDPSPASEATPCLQLIATPIGNLGDLSARAVEALKNAACVACEDTRRTIHLLQHHGLQVPLISLNEHNEARRIPELLGRIENGETIALVSDAGFPTVSDPGQRLVFAAIGAGLRIEVVPGASAVLTALAGSGLPTVPFYFGGFLPHKKGQRDNELEAAMNRECTSIYFESPYRLVDTLEMVAKRNPQHPVVVARELTKMFEEFRRGSAQSVLDHYAVKAPKGEITLLIGPRELPKWMTRDRAAGHEAHPE from the coding sequence ATGCCGGACCCGTCCCCAGCTTCTGAAGCCACGCCCTGCCTGCAACTCATCGCCACCCCCATTGGCAACCTGGGTGACCTCAGCGCCCGTGCGGTGGAGGCTCTGAAGAATGCAGCCTGCGTGGCATGTGAGGACACCCGGCGGACAATCCATCTGCTGCAGCATCATGGATTGCAGGTGCCGCTCATTTCGCTGAACGAGCACAATGAGGCGCGGCGCATCCCGGAACTTCTGGGCCGCATTGAAAATGGGGAGACGATTGCGCTCGTGTCGGATGCGGGCTTTCCCACCGTGTCAGACCCTGGCCAGCGACTCGTGTTCGCCGCCATCGGCGCAGGGCTGCGCATCGAGGTGGTGCCGGGAGCCAGCGCTGTGCTCACTGCCCTGGCGGGTTCCGGGCTGCCGACGGTACCGTTCTATTTCGGCGGCTTCCTTCCTCACAAGAAGGGCCAGCGCGACAATGAATTGGAGGCTGCCATGAACCGTGAATGCACCAGCATTTACTTTGAATCGCCCTACCGATTGGTGGATACTTTGGAGATGGTGGCGAAGCGGAATCCTCAACACCCTGTGGTGGTCGCGCGGGAATTGACGAAGATGTTTGAGGAATTCAGGCGCGGTTCGGCGCAGTCCGTGCTTGATCACTATGCTGTGAAAGCTCCCAAAGGTGAAATCACCCTGCTCATCGGTCCCCGTGAGCTCCCGAAATGGATGACACGCGACCGCGCTGCCGGGCACGAAGCTCATCCCGAGTGA
- the leuB gene encoding 3-isopropylmalate dehydrogenase yields MAKAHKIAVLAGDGIGPEVMAEARKVLARVSEKFGPQFEFKEELVGGAAIDAKGKALPADTLATCEASDAILFGSVGGPKWEKLPPNEQPERGALLPLRKHFGLFANLRPSICYPSLTHASPVKEELIAGGFDVLCVRELTGGLYFGQPKFRGEKDGEETAIDTMIYKKSEIVRIAHVAFKAAQGRRKHVTSIDKANVLENGLLWRATVEEVAKDYPDVKLSHLYVDNAAMQLIKQPRNFDTVLCENLFGDILSDEMAMIAGSLGMLASASLGKAKEGGLYFGLFEPSGGTAPDIAGKGIANPIAQILSAALLLRFSLGLEKEAAAIETAVRHVIDRGLRTGDIYSGADDTRKVGTAEMGDAIVAEL; encoded by the coding sequence ATGGCAAAAGCTCACAAGATTGCAGTACTCGCCGGCGACGGCATTGGTCCAGAAGTCATGGCGGAGGCACGCAAGGTGCTGGCCCGCGTTTCGGAAAAGTTTGGCCCCCAGTTTGAGTTCAAGGAAGAGCTCGTGGGCGGCGCGGCCATTGATGCCAAGGGCAAGGCCCTCCCGGCCGACACCCTGGCCACCTGCGAGGCGAGCGATGCCATCCTCTTCGGCTCCGTCGGCGGACCCAAGTGGGAAAAGCTCCCCCCGAATGAGCAGCCCGAGCGCGGCGCCCTTCTACCCCTGCGCAAGCACTTCGGCCTCTTCGCGAACCTGCGCCCCTCCATCTGCTACCCGTCGCTGACCCACGCCTCCCCGGTGAAGGAGGAACTCATCGCTGGCGGCTTCGATGTGCTCTGCGTGCGTGAACTGACTGGCGGCCTCTACTTTGGCCAGCCCAAGTTCCGCGGGGAAAAGGATGGCGAGGAGACCGCCATCGACACCATGATCTACAAGAAGAGCGAGATCGTGCGCATCGCCCACGTCGCCTTCAAGGCCGCCCAGGGCCGTCGCAAGCACGTGACCTCCATCGATAAGGCGAACGTCCTCGAAAACGGCCTCCTCTGGCGCGCCACCGTGGAAGAAGTGGCCAAGGACTACCCGGATGTGAAGCTCTCCCACCTCTATGTGGACAATGCGGCCATGCAGCTCATCAAGCAGCCGCGGAACTTTGATACGGTGTTGTGCGAGAACCTCTTCGGCGACATCCTTTCGGATGAAATGGCCATGATTGCCGGGTCCCTCGGCATGCTCGCCAGCGCCAGCCTGGGCAAGGCGAAGGAAGGCGGCCTGTACTTCGGCCTCTTCGAGCCGAGCGGCGGCACCGCCCCGGACATCGCAGGGAAGGGGATTGCCAATCCGATTGCCCAGATCCTCTCCGCGGCCCTCCTGCTGCGCTTCTCGCTCGGCCTGGAGAAGGAAGCGGCAGCCATTGAGACCGCCGTCCGCCACGTCATCGACCGCGGCCTGCGTACTGGTGACATCTACAGTGGCGCGGACGACACCCGCAAGGTGGGCACCGCCGAGATGGGTGATGCCATCGTGGCGGAGTTGTAA
- a CDS encoding multicopper oxidase family protein, with product MHLSLTSLFRAIATLALLHPLAALACDECKLKAPPGAKVVEYDLYIDEQTVRPAGKRVRGLTINGGIPGPTLRFREGEWARIRVHNRLKNEETSTHWHGLLLPNVQDGVPYITTPPILPGKTHTFEFQLKHSGTYWYHSHTHLQEQIGVYGSIVVHPRGGEPVKADREEVLVLSDWTNINPHEVQRMLMRGSDYFGLKRGNAQSILGAIQSGHFKEYLSNQWSKMPPMDLSDVGYDAFLINGQRSVQLGGKPGERVRLRIINASAASYFFLTSSAGPMTIVAADGPAVEPVKVDRFLMAIAETYDVIVTVPPSGQYELRATAQDNSGHASAFFGNGELKPAADPPKANVYSMDEMLNLALEEQEDDPRAALNLPRPGSPYRVLKSPGSTTLPKNLPRRKISLKLTGDMNRYIWGFDGKTIAQDPYIHIKKGEIIELELVNDTMMHHPIHLHGHFFRLLMGQGRRSPLKHTVDVPPMSTRTVEFEANETHDWMFHCHILYHMMSGMARVFRYAPEDGAMPQYANSPAANTNVASADNPGEAAQSSIASGDHGYGFGRAIGGAHRHGSMAMGSLGEHSHDMAYIWGAASIQSHMTEGLITWMNPKDDILLGWEVGWANVDDTEYEVEALYQRYFNADFQAFIGARLTNEDDAENRAVIGFNYRLPLLAWATISVDSEGDACFALAKEFQITPRLAAFGQVEYDTNTEWKWSAGATYTLTRTASLITQYHSEYGLGAGLEVRF from the coding sequence ATGCACCTTTCCCTCACCTCTCTTTTCCGTGCCATCGCCACGTTGGCACTACTGCACCCGCTCGCTGCCCTGGCCTGCGACGAGTGCAAGCTCAAGGCTCCTCCCGGCGCGAAGGTCGTGGAGTATGACCTCTACATTGATGAACAGACCGTCCGCCCCGCCGGCAAGCGTGTGCGCGGGCTCACCATCAATGGCGGCATCCCCGGACCCACGCTGCGCTTTCGTGAGGGCGAGTGGGCGCGCATTCGTGTGCACAATCGCCTGAAGAACGAAGAGACCTCCACGCACTGGCATGGCTTGCTCCTTCCGAATGTGCAGGACGGCGTGCCCTACATTACGACACCGCCCATCCTGCCGGGGAAGACGCACACGTTTGAGTTCCAGCTCAAGCATTCCGGCACGTACTGGTACCACTCGCACACGCACCTGCAGGAGCAGATTGGCGTGTATGGGTCTATCGTGGTGCATCCGCGTGGTGGTGAACCGGTGAAAGCCGACCGCGAGGAGGTGCTGGTGCTTTCCGACTGGACGAACATCAACCCGCACGAAGTGCAGCGCATGCTCATGCGTGGCAGCGACTACTTTGGGCTGAAGCGTGGCAACGCGCAGTCCATCCTCGGTGCCATTCAGTCCGGACACTTCAAGGAGTACCTCTCCAACCAGTGGTCCAAGATGCCGCCCATGGATCTGTCCGATGTGGGATACGATGCCTTCCTCATCAACGGCCAGCGCAGCGTGCAGCTTGGCGGGAAACCGGGTGAGCGTGTGCGCCTGCGCATCATCAATGCCTCTGCAGCGTCTTACTTCTTCCTGACTTCCTCCGCAGGTCCGATGACCATCGTGGCGGCAGATGGCCCCGCAGTGGAGCCAGTGAAGGTGGACCGCTTCCTCATGGCCATCGCGGAGACGTATGATGTCATCGTCACCGTGCCACCCAGTGGCCAGTACGAGCTGCGTGCTACGGCACAGGACAACAGCGGCCATGCGTCCGCTTTCTTTGGCAACGGTGAGCTCAAGCCTGCCGCTGATCCGCCGAAGGCCAATGTGTACTCCATGGATGAGATGCTGAATCTCGCGCTGGAGGAGCAGGAGGATGACCCTCGCGCTGCGCTGAATCTTCCGCGTCCCGGCTCGCCGTATCGTGTACTGAAGTCCCCCGGGAGCACCACACTGCCGAAGAACCTGCCGCGCCGCAAGATTTCGCTCAAGCTCACGGGAGACATGAACCGCTACATCTGGGGCTTCGATGGCAAGACCATCGCCCAGGACCCCTACATCCATATCAAGAAGGGCGAAATCATCGAGTTGGAGTTGGTAAATGACACCATGATGCACCATCCCATTCACCTGCATGGCCACTTCTTCCGCCTGCTCATGGGGCAGGGGAGGCGCTCACCGCTGAAGCACACCGTGGACGTGCCCCCTATGAGCACGCGCACCGTCGAGTTTGAGGCGAACGAGACGCACGACTGGATGTTCCACTGCCACATCCTCTATCACATGATGTCCGGCATGGCCCGCGTGTTCCGCTATGCACCGGAGGACGGCGCGATGCCTCAGTATGCGAACAGCCCTGCTGCGAATACGAACGTCGCGTCTGCTGACAATCCGGGCGAGGCTGCGCAGAGCAGCATCGCTTCCGGTGACCATGGTTATGGTTTTGGTCGTGCCATCGGTGGCGCTCACAGGCATGGCAGCATGGCCATGGGCAGCTTGGGCGAGCACAGCCATGACATGGCCTACATCTGGGGAGCGGCTTCCATCCAGTCCCACATGACGGAGGGACTCATCACCTGGATGAACCCCAAGGACGACATCCTGCTCGGCTGGGAAGTTGGTTGGGCCAATGTGGATGACACCGAGTACGAAGTGGAGGCGCTCTACCAGCGCTACTTCAACGCGGACTTCCAGGCCTTCATCGGCGCACGCCTCACCAATGAGGACGATGCGGAGAACCGTGCGGTCATCGGTTTCAACTACCGCCTGCCGCTGCTGGCTTGGGCCACCATCAGTGTCGACAGCGAAGGCGATGCGTGTTTCGCACTGGCGAAGGAGTTCCAAATCACCCCGCGCCTCGCTGCCTTCGGCCAGGTCGAGTACGACACCAACACCGAGTGGAAGTGGTCTGCCGGAGCGACCTACACGCTCACGCGCACCGCCTCCCTCATCACCCAGTACCACTCCGAGTACGGCCTCGGTGCTGGTCTCGAAGTTAGATTTTGA
- a CDS encoding tetratricopeptide repeat protein, producing the protein MTPYKPSTTLRAMNSKPVLRATIAAASVALLAAPDARALDLGKANPLKWFDKKDEVVPSAPERQVQEGAAEAMLRDAKTAASTGNNGRAISLYKDVVSRYRFTNAAANAQFELAALQRRSGKLQDSYDSFQKFITDYRQSARFDEAVQQQFEIAEEAKAGKKQPSLLMIPMKLDKSDLVKLYQGVIRNSPYGKYAPYAQFAIGEVYQDDGDKPMANQAYQMVVDNYPNTKLASEAQFRIGAISAAAARKSQDASNLGVALDAMETYKAINPTGERVQEADSLITEGRAAQSANALSIAKFYEKAGKPKAAAIYYSEAMQTGGGETVSEAQRRLAALAASNPDDVKQSGVSTGEGYVVPAAVNTKNRDEYAGPPAPVVAKLNSKPSMRVEPDNFKPIPLTEPDLPTREGQAPTAPGTLLPPAEGDKPLLLPVPPSPGAPMPAPQSLPVPPAPAPVPPAPAPAPAPAPEAEKPAEAPKPAEQAKPAAPEAPKP; encoded by the coding sequence TTGACGCCCTACAAACCCTCCACTACTCTCCGCGCGATGAATTCCAAGCCCGTCCTTCGTGCCACGATTGCAGCAGCGTCTGTGGCCCTCCTTGCTGCGCCGGATGCACGCGCGCTTGACCTCGGCAAGGCCAACCCTCTCAAGTGGTTCGACAAAAAAGACGAGGTGGTGCCGAGCGCCCCTGAGCGTCAGGTGCAGGAAGGCGCCGCGGAAGCCATGCTTCGCGATGCGAAGACCGCTGCCTCCACCGGCAACAACGGCCGTGCCATCAGCCTCTACAAGGATGTGGTGAGCCGCTATCGCTTCACGAACGCTGCGGCCAATGCCCAGTTTGAGTTGGCCGCGCTCCAGCGCCGCAGTGGCAAGCTGCAGGACTCATACGACTCCTTCCAGAAGTTCATCACCGACTACCGCCAGAGCGCTCGTTTCGATGAGGCCGTGCAACAGCAGTTTGAAATCGCTGAAGAAGCGAAGGCCGGCAAGAAGCAGCCTTCTCTCCTGATGATCCCGATGAAGCTCGACAAGAGCGATCTCGTGAAGCTCTATCAGGGCGTCATCCGCAACTCTCCCTACGGCAAGTATGCTCCCTACGCGCAGTTCGCCATTGGCGAAGTGTACCAGGATGATGGCGACAAGCCCATGGCCAACCAGGCCTACCAGATGGTGGTGGATAACTATCCCAACACCAAGCTCGCTTCTGAGGCGCAGTTCCGCATCGGCGCCATCAGCGCCGCCGCCGCCCGCAAGTCACAGGATGCCTCGAATCTTGGCGTCGCTCTAGATGCCATGGAGACCTACAAGGCGATCAACCCTACTGGTGAGCGCGTGCAGGAGGCCGACAGCCTGATCACCGAAGGTCGCGCTGCGCAATCTGCCAATGCTCTTTCCATCGCCAAGTTCTATGAGAAGGCGGGCAAGCCGAAGGCCGCCGCCATCTACTACAGCGAGGCGATGCAGACCGGCGGTGGTGAGACCGTCTCCGAAGCCCAGCGCCGTCTGGCTGCGCTCGCAGCCTCCAATCCTGACGACGTGAAGCAGAGTGGTGTGAGCACTGGCGAAGGCTATGTGGTCCCCGCTGCGGTGAACACGAAGAACCGCGACGAGTACGCAGGCCCGCCCGCTCCTGTGGTGGCGAAGCTGAACTCCAAGCCCTCCATGCGTGTGGAGCCGGATAACTTCAAGCCCATCCCCCTCACCGAACCCGACCTGCCCACTCGTGAAGGTCAGGCTCCCACCGCTCCCGGCACCCTGCTGCCTCCTGCGGAAGGAGACAAGCCTCTGCTGCTGCCTGTGCCTCCGAGCCCCGGCGCTCCCATGCCTGCGCCGCAGTCCCTTCCTGTGCCTCCTGCTCCCGCTCCAGTGCCCCCGGCCCCGGCTCCGGCTCCGGCTCCGGCTCCGGAAGCTGAGAAGCCTGCTGAGGCTCCGAAGCCTGCAGAACAGGCCAAGCCCGCCGCTCCTGAGGCTCCCAAGCCCTGA
- a CDS encoding polysaccharide lyase: MKRILANCFLLALFLTTSLPAQAQTSLLRLADFETGDLSQLGTQKVKEDSLTIVTSPVRAGKFAARTLLRASDPETNGGQRAEFSDGKRITKIEMEKEYWYGLSIYIPEDFVAPTKSNAVLFQWHTQQGGPSPVLAIRAQAENWLITGNPSPTEKKRTLARMPFEKGRWTDWVVHVRWSAEKKGFWTIWKDGTEVVRERDIITQYPEALGPYAKFGQYHSVGEVPQNVVYFDEYRVAGADGSYEAVAPPNGPKRGSAKPAPTSVGSK; the protein is encoded by the coding sequence ATGAAACGCATCCTCGCCAATTGCTTTCTCCTCGCCCTCTTCCTGACAACATCGTTGCCCGCCCAGGCGCAAACAAGCCTGCTAAGGCTCGCGGACTTCGAAACCGGTGACCTCTCCCAGCTGGGCACCCAGAAGGTAAAGGAAGACTCGCTGACCATTGTGACCTCTCCTGTCCGCGCGGGAAAATTCGCTGCGCGCACCCTGCTCCGCGCCAGCGACCCGGAGACCAATGGCGGGCAACGCGCCGAGTTCTCCGATGGCAAGCGGATCACGAAGATCGAGATGGAGAAGGAGTACTGGTACGGGCTGAGCATTTACATTCCGGAGGACTTCGTCGCTCCCACCAAGTCGAATGCGGTCCTCTTCCAGTGGCACACGCAACAAGGTGGCCCGAGCCCCGTGCTGGCCATCCGCGCGCAGGCCGAGAACTGGCTCATCACCGGCAATCCCTCACCCACCGAGAAGAAGCGCACGCTGGCACGAATGCCCTTTGAAAAAGGCCGCTGGACGGACTGGGTGGTGCATGTGCGCTGGTCGGCTGAGAAGAAGGGTTTCTGGACCATCTGGAAGGACGGCACAGAAGTGGTGCGCGAGCGCGACATCATCACGCAATATCCCGAGGCCCTCGGACCATACGCCAAGTTTGGCCAGTACCACAGCGTGGGCGAGGTCCCGCAGAACGTGGTATACTTCGATGAGTATCGTGTCGCCGGAGCGGATGGAAGCTATGAAGCGGTGGCGCCGCCGAATGGACCGAAGCGAGGAAGTGCAAAGCCAGCCCCGACGAGCGTTGGCTCCAAATAG